The following proteins are co-located in the Enoplosus armatus isolate fEnoArm2 chromosome 10, fEnoArm2.hap1, whole genome shotgun sequence genome:
- the LOC139291715 gene encoding protocadherin alpha-8-like yields the protein MGAGGQRRGVQSWWLALRVSLMLSCLERVSAQIKYSVPEEVKVGSVVGNVAKDLGLDISSLEERRFRIVSGSKDAQFEVNQNNGVLYVHKNIDREELCESVSPCLMNLKMVAENPMEIHYVGVEIIDVNDNSPSFQEEEKILEISESTVPGKRFQLPTAHDPDVVTNTVRVYKLNQNEYFSIQIRERGEDKIPFLVLQKSLDREKHHEHKLILTAIDGGNPPRSGKLNVTVIVLDSNDNHPTFSQEVYSVTIPENVDTETSVIKVMATDVDEGANGDIEYFFGGQLDRKIYDMFSLDKDTGEIRVKGEIDFEKVDVYKLDVHATDKGQPPMTTDCRVIIKVLDKNDNKPQIEVTSLSNTVSEDRKPGTVVSLISITDQDAGLNGKVICSLSDNMPFDLKPSFQDNMYSLVLKQNLDRESVSHYDITITATDCGQPPLSTFKTLSIDVSDVNDNVPEFLQNPIELYLIENNVPGHPIVSVTGSDKDLNENAALTYHILREEGSQVKTVAFLNINSDNGQISALKSFDFETLKTFQFQVVATDSGTPSLSSNVTVNVFILDQNDNAPVILYPVSSNGSAEGVEEIPRNVNAGHLVTKVRAYDADIGYNGWLLFSLQEVTDHSLFGLDRYTGQIRTLRSFTETDEAEHKLLILVKDNGNVSLSATATVIVKLVEPKEAFAASDVKSATKDEEGTDVTFYLMITLGSVSVLFLISIIVLIAMQCSKSTDYTSKYLQEPNYDGTLCHSIQYRSGDKRYMLVGPRMSIGSTIVPGSHANTLVLPDRRRASGEVRSKSNPFLGCDRCPWC from the coding sequence ATGGGAGCCGGGGGACAAAGACGAGGAGTACAGTCCTGGTGGTTAGCCCTCCGTGTTTCTCTGATGCTCAGCTGCTTGGAAAGGGTTTCAGCTCAGATTAAATATTCAGTTCCAGAGGAAGTAAAAGTGGGATCTGTTGTTGGAAATGTCGCCAAGGATCTAGGATTGGACATCAGTTCGCTGGAAGAACGACGGTTTCGTATTGTTTCGGGAAGTAAAGATGCTCAGTTTGAAGTAAATCAGAACAATGGCGTGTTGTATGTGCATAAGAACATCGATCGAGAGGAGCTATGTGAAAGCGTTTCTCCATGTTTAATGAACCTCAAAATGGTAGCCGAGAACCCCATGGAAATACATTATGTGGGAGTTGAAATCATAGATGTAAATGATAATTCACCGAGCTttcaagaggaggagaaaatattAGAAATTTCTGAGTCCACTGTTCCTGGCAAACGTTTCCAGTTACCGACTGCGCACGATCCAGATGTTGTCACCAACACTGTGCGTGTgtataaattaaatcaaaacgAATATTTTAGCATACAAATtcgagagagaggagaggacaagataCCATTCTTAGTTCTGCAAAAGTCTCTGGATCGGGAAAAACACCATGAGCACAAACTAATTCTGACAGCAATTGACGGTGGAAATCCACCGAGATCAGGGAAGCTGAATGTCACAGTCATCGTTCTCGATTCAAATGATAACCATCCGACATTTAGCCAAGAAGTATATTCAGTAACAATACCTGAAAATGTAGATACAGAGACGAGCGTAATTAAGGTAATGGCAACTGATGTGGATGAAGGggcaaatggagacattgaatATTTTTTCGGTGGTCAACTTGACCGGAAGATATATGATATGTTTAGCTTAGATAAAGACACTGGTGAAATTCGAGTTAAGGGAGAAATTGACTTTGAGAAGGTTGACGTGTATAAGTTAGACGTCCATGCAACTGACAAAGGACAGCCTCCAATGACCACTGATTGCAGGGTGATCATCAAAGTGCTCGACAAAAACGACAACAAACCTCAAATAGAAGTGACATCTCTGTCAAACACGGTATCTGAAGACCGAAAACCTGGGACTGTGGTTTCTCTAATTAGTATTACAGACCAAGACGCCGGTTTAAACGGTAAAGTAATATGTAGTCTTTCAGATAATATGCCATTCGATTTAAAACCATCGTTTCAAGACAATATGTACTCGTTAGTTTTGAAACAGAATTTGGATCGAGAATCAGTTTCGCATTACGACATCACAATAACAGCTACAGACTGCGGTCAGCCGCCTCTGTCTACATTCAAAACTTTGAGTATTGATGTATCAGACGTGAATGATAATGTGCCAGAATTTTTGCAAAATCCAATTGAACTTTACTTGATAGAAAATAACGTGCCAGGACACCCAATAGTTTCAGTGACTGGTTCGGATAAAGACTTGAAtgaaaatgcagctttaacttaTCATATACTTAGAGAGGAAGGTAGTCAAGTTAAAACTGTAGCATTTTTAAATATCAATTCAGATAATGGACAAATATCCGCACTAAaaagttttgactttgaaactCTGAAAACGTTCCAGTTCCAAGTTGTTGCCACAGATTCTGGAACTCCGTCACTAAGCAGCAACGTCACAGTGAACGTGTTCATTCTGGATCAGAACGACAACGCTCCAGTCATCCTGTATCCAGTCAGCTCTAACGGTTctgctgaaggtgtggaggagatTCCCCGCAATGTGAACGCAGGACACTTGGTGACTAAAGTCAGAGCCTATGACGCTGATATAGGATATAACGGCTGgttactgttttcactgcaggaagttACTGACCACAGTCTCTTTGGTTTGGACCGCTATACAGGACAGATCCGAACACTTCGttcattcacagagacagacgaggcTGAGCATAAACTGCTCATACTGGTGAAAGACAATGGGAACGTTTCACTCTCAGCAACAGCTACTGTGATTGTCAAACTTGTGGAGCCCAAAGAGGCTTTTGCAGCTTCTGATGTTAAAAGTGCAacaaaggatgaggaggggacTGATGTGACTTTTTACCTGATGATAACTTTGGGCTCAGTTTCAGTACTTTTTCTCATCAGTATCATCGTGCTGATTGCAATGCAGTGCTCCAAAAGCACAGACTATACTTCTAAATATCTACAAGAGCCTAATTATGACGGGACACTGTGTCACAGCATCCAGTACAGATCTGGAGACAAACGGTACATGCTAGTTGGACCCAGAATGAGTATAGGATCTACTATAGTCCCGGGCAGCCATGCGAATACACTGGTGCTCCCTGACAGGAGGAGGGCATCTGGAGAGGTAAGATCTAAAAGCAACCCTTTTCTTGGATGTGAccgctgtccgtggtgctga
- the LOC139291717 gene encoding protocadherin alpha-3-like has protein sequence MGTDRQSRTREYNLFVFQLALLLFFGKQAFAQIRYSIPEEVKEGTTVGNVAKDLGLDITSLFDRRFRVVSGSKETYFEVNQDNGALCVHKKIDREELCHGSGTCLMELKILVENPLEMHYVVVEITDVNDHSPSFPERKQTFEIFEQTLPGRRFQLHTARDPDAGINSIRTYTLTSNEHFEVDIRQSDEDKIPFLVLKKSLDREKTSKHLLFVTAVDGGKPPRSGTLNVSIIVLDSNDNRPMFSQDIYQIAIKENVPVGTSVFRMNATDPDEGTNSEIEYSLDKTLKKKVYDIFELDKLTGEIKVKGVVDYEENDVYKLDVEASDKGTPPPLTGECRVIIKIIDINDNPPEIEVTSLSNTVSEDSKPGTVISLISVTDKDSGVNGKIISSITSDVPFELKPSYKENIYSVVTRGFLDREEVSHYEITIKATDCGEPPLSTFKTLNIQISDVNDNSPHFDQNPLQFYLSENNIAGTSIFSVSATDKDVNDNAIISYHIVRGGNQGDFMSFLNINPDNGHITALKSFDFESLKTFQFQVVATDSGTPSLSSNVTVNVFILDQNDNAPVILYPVSSNGSAEGVEEIPRNVNAGHLVTKVRAYDADIGYNGWLLFSLQEVTDHSLFGLDRYTGQIRTLRSFTETDEAEHKLLILVKDNGNVSLSATATVIIKLVEPKEAFAASDVKSATKDEEGTDVTFYLMITLGSVSILFLISIIVLIAMQCSKSTDYTSKYLQEPNYDGTLCHSIQYRSGDKRYMLVGPRMSIGSTIVPGSHANTLMVPDRRRASGERP, from the exons ATGGGGACAGATAGACAAAGTCGAACGAGGGAGTAcaatttatttgtgtttcaatTGGCTCTACTGCTGTTTTTCGGAAAGCAGGCTTTTGCTCAGATAAGATACTCTATTCcagaggaggtgaaagaaggaACTACTGTTGGAAATGTTGCAAAGGATCTTGGCCTTGACATCACCTCTTTGTTTGACCGACGGTTCCGTGTTGTGTCTGGATCTAAGGAGACATATTTTGAGGTAAACCAGGACAATGGGGCTCTGTGTGTCCACAAGAAAATCGACAGAGAGGAGCTCTGTCACGGTAGTGGTACATGCCTAATGGAGCTAAAAATCCTAGTTGAAAATCCTTTGGAAATGCACTATGTAGTTGTAGAAATTACTGATGTAAATGATCACTCTCCTAGTTTTCCAGAAAGAAAGCAGACGTTTGAAATATTTGAACAAACATTACCAGGAAGGCGATTTCAACTGCACACTGCTCGTGATCCCGATGCTGGAATTAACTCTATTCGGACGTACACTTTAACgtcaaatgaacattttgaagtaGATATCCGTCAAAGCGATGAGGATAAAATACCCTTTTTAGTGCTGAAGAAGTCATTAGACAGAGAAAAAACGAGCAAACACTTGCTATTCGTTACCGCAGTTGATGGAGGGAAACCTCCGAGATCTGGCACACTAAATGTTTCTATTATTGTTCTTGACAGTAATGATAATCGTCCGATGTTCAGTCAGGACATTTATCAAAttgcaataaaagaaaatgttccagTCGGCACTTCAGTATTTAGAATGAATGCGACGGATCCAGATGAAGGCACCAATAGCGAAATTGAATACAGCCTTGATAAAACTCTGAAGAAAAAAGTATACGACATCTTtgaattggacaaattaaccGGAGAGATTAAAGTAAAAGGAGTAGTGGACTATGAAGAAAACGACGTTTATAAACTAGATGTTGAGGCATCAGATAAAGGAACACCTCCTCCACTGACAGGTGAGTGTAGGGTCATTATAAAAATCATAGACATCAACGATAATCCACCGGAAATAGAAGTCACATCACTGTCAAATACAGTGTCTGAAGACTCAAAGCCTGGCACAGTGATTTCGCTCATTAGTGTCACAGATAAAGACTCCGGTGTCAATGGAAAAATTATATCAAGCATAACCTCAGACGTACCTTTTGAATTAAAGCCCTCCTATAAAGAAAACATATATTCAGTTGTCACGAGGGGATTTTTGGATCGAGAGGAGGTGTCACATTATGAAATTACAATAAAAGCCACTGATTGTGGTGAACCTCCTTTATCCACATTTAAAACTCTCAACATTCAGATATCAGATGTAAATGATAACAGTCCACATTTCGACCAAAATCCATTACAGTTTTACCTGTCAGAAAATAACATTGCTGGAACGTCAATATTCTCTGTAAGCGCAACGGACAAAGATGTGAACGACAATGCAATCATTTCTTACCATATTGTTAGAGGAGGGAATCAAGGTGACTTTATGTCTTTTCTCAATATAAATCCAGACAATGGACACATTACTGCGCTAAaaagttttgactttgaaaGTCTGAAAACGTTCCAGTTCCAAGTTGTTGCCACAGATTCTGGAACTCCGTCACTAAGCAGCAACGTCACAGTGAACGTGTTCATTCTAGATCAGAACGACAACGCTCCAGTCATCCTGTATCCAGTCAGCTCTAACGGTTctgctgaaggtgtggaggagatTCCCCGCAATGTGAACGCAGGACACTTGGTGACTAAAGTCAGAGCCTATGACGCTGATATAGGATATAACGGCTGgttactgttttcactgcaggaagttACTGACCACAGTCTCTTTGGTTTGGACCGCTATACAGGACAGATCCGAACACTTCGctcattcacagagacagacgaggcTGAGCATAAACTGCTCATACTGGTGAAAGACAATGGCAACGTTTCGCTCTCAGCAACAGCTACTGTGATTATCAAACTTGTGGAGCCCAAAGAGGCTTTTGCAGCTTCTGATGTTAAAAGTGCAacaaaggatgaggaggggacTGATGTGACTTTTTACCTGATGATAACTTTGGGCTCAGTTTCAATACTTTTTCTCATCAGTATCATCGTGCTGATTGCAATGCAGTGTTCCAAAAGCACAGACTATACTTCTAAATATCTACAAGAGCCTAATTATGACGGGACACTGTGTCACAGCATCCAGTACAGATCTGGAGACAAACGGTACATGCTAGTTGGACCCAGAATGAGTATAGGATCTACTATAGTCCCGGGCAGCCATGCGAATACTTTGATGGTACCTGACAGGAGGAGGGCATCTGGAGAG CGGCCCTAG
- the LOC139291718 gene encoding protocadherin alpha-8-like has translation MGIETQSRRRVSSCITIHLALLLFVGKRALAEIRYSIPEEVKDGTAVGNVAKDLGLDINSLSDRRFRVVSESKDAFFEVNQDNGALYVLKKIDREELCHGSGTCLIELKVIVENPLEIHYVVVEITDVNDHSPSFPEREQIFEIGEQILPGRRFQLHTARDPDAGINSIRTYTLTSNEHFEVDIRQSDEDKIPFLVLKKSLDREQKDKHELLVTAVDGGKPLRSGTLNVSIIVLDSNDNRPMFSQEIYQIEIQENVPVGTSIFRMNATDPDEGTNGEIEYSLGKTLKKKVYDIFELDKLTGEIKVKGVVDYEENDVYKLDVEASDKGQPPSAGECRVIIKIRDVNDNPPEIEVTSLSNTVSEDSKPGTVISLISVRDKDSGVNGKIISSITSDVPFELKPSYKENIYSVVTKIFLDREEVSHYEITIKATDCGEPPLSTFKTLNIQISDVNDNSPHFDQNPLQFYLSENNIAGTSIFSVSATDKDVNDNAIISYHIVRGGNQGDFMSFLNINPDNGHITALKSFDFESLKTFQFQVVATDSGTPSLSSNVTVNVFILDQNDNAPVILYPVSSNGSAEGVEEIPRNVNAGHLVTKVRAYDADIGYNGWLLFSLQEVTDHSLFGLDRYTGQIRTLRSFTETDEAEHKLLILVKDNGNVSLSATATVIVKLVEPKEAFAASDVKSATKDEEGTDVTFYLMITLGSVSVLFLISIIVLIAMQCSKSTDYTSKYLQEPNYDGTLCHSIQYRSGDKRYMLVGPRMSIGSTIVPGSHANTLVLPDRRRASGEVRTHV, from the coding sequence ATGGGGATCGAAACACAATCTCGAAGAAGGGTCTCTTCCTGCATTACTATACATTTGGCTCTACTGTTGTTTGTCGGAAAACGGGCTTTGGCAGAAATAAGATACTCTATTCCAGAGGAGGTGAAAGATGGAACTGCTGTTGGAAATGTTGCGAAGGATCTTGGCCTTGACATCAACTCTTTGTCTGACAGACGGTTCCGTGTTGTTTCTGAATCTAAGGATGCATTTTTTGAGGTAAATCAGGACAATGGGGCTCTCTATGTCCTTAAGAAAATCGACAGAGAGGAGCTCTGTCATGGCAGCGGTACTTGCCTCATTGAGCTAAAAGTCATAGTCGAAAACCCTCTGGAAATACACTACGTAGTTGTAGAAATTACTGATGTAAATGATCACTCTCCTAGTTTCCCCGAAAGAGAACAGATATTTGAAATAGGTGAACAAATATTGCCAGGAAGGCGATTTCAACTGCACACTGCTCGTGATCCCGATGCTGGCATTAACTCTATTCGGACGTACACTTTAACgtcaaatgaacattttgaagtGGATATCCGTCAAAGCGATGAGGATAAAATACCCTTTTTAGTGCTGAAGAAGTCATTagacagagaacaaaaggaCAAACACGAGCTACTGGTTACAGCAGTTGATGGAGGGAAACCTCTACGATCAGGCACATTAAATGTTTCTATTATTGTTCTTGACAGTAATGATAATCGTCCGATGTTCAGTCAAGAGATTTATCAAATTGAAATACAAGAAAATGTTCCAGTCGGTACTTCAATATTTAGAATGAATGCGACGGATCCAGATGAAGGCACCAATGGCGAAATTGAATACAGCCTTGGTAAAACTCTGAAGAAAAAAGTATACGACATTTTtgaattggacaaattaaccGGAGAGATTAAAGTAAAAGGAGTAGTGGACTATGAAGAAAACGACGTTTATAAACTAGATGTTGAGGCATCAGATAAAGGACAACCTCCATCAGCGGGTGAGTGTAGAGTCATTATTAAAATAAGAGACGTCAATGACAATCCACCGGAAATAGAAGTCACATCACTGTCAAATACAGTGTCTGAAGACTCAAAGCCTGGCACAGTGATTTCCCTCATTAGTGTGAGGGATAAAGACTCCGGTGTCAATGGAAAGATTATTTCAAGTATAACCTCAGACGTACCTTTTGAATTAAAGCCCTCCTATAAGGAAAACATATATTCAGTTGTTACTAAGATATTTTTGGATCGAGAGGAGGTGTCACATtatgaaataacaataaaagccACTGATTGTGGTGAACCTCCTTTATCCACATTTAAAACTCTCAACATTCAGATATCAGATGTAAATGATAACAGTCCACATTTCGACCAAAATCCATTACAGTTTTACCTGTCAGAAAATAACATTGCTGGAACGTCAATATTCTCTGTAAGCGCAACGGACAAAGATGTGAACGACAATGCAATCATTTCTTACCATATTGTTAGAGGAGGGAATCAAGGTGACTTTATGTCTTTTCTCAATATAAATCCAGACAATGGACACATTACCGCGCTGAaaagttttgactttgaaaGTCTGAAAACGTTCCAGTTCCAAGTTGTTGCCACAGATTCTGGAACTCCGTCACTCAGCAGCAACGTCACAGTGAACGTGTTCATTCTGGATCAGAACGACAACGCTCCAGTCATCCTGTATCCAGTCAGCTCTAACGGTTctgctgaaggtgtggaggagatTCCCCGCAATGTGAACGCAGGACACTTGGTGACTAAAGTCAGAGCCTATGACGCTGATATAGGATATAACGGCTGgttactgttttcactgcaggaagttACTGACCACAGTCTCTTTGGTTTGGACCGCTATACAGGACAGATCCGAACACTTCGctcattcacagagacagacgaggcTGAGCATAAACTGCTCATACTGGTGAAAGACAATGGCAACGTTTCACTCTCAGCAACAGCTACTGTGATTGTCAAACTTGTGGAGCCCAAAGAGGCTTTTGCAGCTTCTGATGTTAAAAGTGCAacaaaggatgaggaggggacTGATGTGACTTTTTACCTGATGATAACTTTGGGCTCAGTTTCAGTACTTTTTCTCATCAGTATCATCGTGCTGATTGCAATGCAGTGCTCCAAAAGCACAGACTATACTTCTAAATATCTACAAGAGCCTAATTATGACGGGACATTGTGTCACAGCATCCAGTACAGATCTGGAGACAAACGGTACATGCTAGTTGGACCCAGAATGAGTATAGGATCTACTATAGTCCCGGGCAGCCATGCGAATACACTGGTGCTTCCTGACAGGAGGAGGGCATCTGGAGAGGTAAGAACCCATGTCTGA
- the LOC139291719 gene encoding protocadherin alpha-8-like: protein MSWSRPLLFSLLFCFGELILAQIKYSTPEEVKMGAIIGNVAKDLGLDVSTLLNRRFRIVSGAQDALFEVNPNNGVLYVHKNLDREKLCDRNGACLIDLKIVVENPLEIHYVTVEITDANDHVPTFVEKGKVIEIAENTLPGARFQLPGARDPDIGINSVQRYKLSQNDHFQLEIRDRGEDKIPFLVLQRPLDREQKKNHSLILTAIDGGTPLKSANLNLTINVLDINDNRPAFSKEVYSVILQENVALDTVVIKVQATDLDEGTNGDVEYDFGGDINSKMLELFSLDRNTGEIRVKGQIDYETADVFKLDVQASDKGQPPTTTDCRVIIKIQDVNDNEPEIEVTSISNTVPEDSKHGTVISLISVTDFDSGLNGKVTCSLTGNVPFELKPSFKENMYSLVTKETLDRETVSHYDISITATDYGEPPLSTSKTLSIQVSDVNDNMPEFSHSPLELYLIENNAPSASIFSVSASDKDLNDNAAVSYRIIRGEGGHNDMASFLNINSDNGQISALKSFDFETLKTFQFQVVATDSGTPSLSSNVTVNVFILDQNDNAPVILYPVSSNGSAEGVEEIPRNVNAGHLVTKVRAYDADIGYNGWLLFSLQEVTDHSLFGLDRYTGQIRTLRSFTETDEAEHKLLILVKDNGNVSLSATATVIVKLVEPKEAFAASDVKSATKDEEGTDVTFYLMITLGSVSVLFLISIIVLIAMQCSKTTDYTSKYLQEPNYDGTLCHSIQYRSGDKRYMLVGPRMSIGSTIVPGSHANTLVLPDRRRASVEVRL, encoded by the coding sequence ATGTCTTGGTCGCgtcctctgcttttctctctgctatTTTGCTTTGGTGAGCTGATTTTAGCTCAAATAAAATACTCGACTCCAGAGGAAGTTAAAATGGGAGCTATCATTGGAAATGTTGCAAAGGATTTGGGCCTTGATGTCAGTACCTTGTTGAACCGGCGTTTTCGTATTGTGTCTGGGGCTCAGGATGCGCTATTTGAGGTAAACCCTAACAATGGGGTTTTGTATGTTCATAAGAACCTCGACCGAGAAAAGCTGTGTGATAGAAATGGAGCTTGTTTAATAGATCTAAAAATCGTTGTTGAAAATCCACTTGAAATCCATTATGTCACAGTGGAAATAACCGATGCCAACGACCATGTACCGACGTTTGTCGAGAAAGGAAAGGTAATAGAAATAGCAGAAAATACTTTACCAGGAGCACGATTTCAATTACCAGGCGCCCGTGATCCCGATATTGGAATAAATTCCGTTCAGCGTTATAAACTTAGTCAAAACGATCATTTTCAACTTGAAATTAGAGATAGGGGAGAGGATAAAATCCCCTTTTTAGTGTTACAGAGGCCCTtggacagagagcagaagaaaaaccATAGCTTGATTTTAACCGCTATAGATGGAGGGACACCGCTCAAGTCAGCAAATCTTAATCTCACCATAAATGTTCTCGATATCAATGATAACAGACCTGCTTTTTCGAAAGAGGTTTATTCTGTAATATTACAAGAAAATGTTGCTTTAGATACGGTTGTAATAAAAGTCCAAGCAACTGACCTCGACGAGGGAACTAATGGGGATGTCGAGTATGACTTTGGAGGTGACATTAATTCTAAGATGTTGGAGCTATTTAGTCTAGACAGAAATACAGGCGAAATCCGAGTAAAAGGACAAATAGACTACGAGACAGCTGATGTTTTCAAGTTAGACGTCCAAGCCTCTGACAAAGGTCAGCCTCCGACGACAACGGACTGTAGAGTTATAATAAAGATCCAAGATGTCAATGACAATGAACCAGAAATAGAAGTGACATCAATATCTAACACAGTCCCAGAGGATTCAAAACATGGGACAGTGATTTCTCTTATAAGTGTTACAGACTTTGATTCTGGCCTGAATGGGAAAGTCACATGCAGTCTGACAGGGAATGTACCATTTGAATTAAAACCATCgtttaaagaaaacatgtatTCATTAGTGACAAAAGAAACACTGGATAGGGAAACTGTGTCACATTATGACATTTCAATAACAGCTACCGACTATGGTGAGCCTCCACTTTCCACATCCAAAACTTTGAGTATTCAAGTGTCAGATGTGAATGATAACATGCCAGAGTTCTCACACAGTCCCCTGGAATTATATTTGATCGAAAACAATGCTCCTAGCGCATCAATATTTTCTGTGAGTGCATCTGATAAAGACTTAAACGACAATGCTGCAGTGTCCTATCGTATAATTAGAGGGGAAGGCGGTCACAATGACATGGCATCTTTTCTGAATATAAATTCTGATAATGGACAAATATCCGCGCTAAaaagttttgactttgaaactCTGAAAACGTTCCAGTTCCAAGTTGTTGCCACAGATTCTGGAACTCCGTCACTAAGCAGCAACGTCACAGTGAACGTGTTCATTCTGGATCAGAACGACAACGCTCCAGTCATCCTGTATCCAGTCAGCTCTAACGGTTctgctgaaggtgtggaggagatTCCCCGCAATGTGAACGCAGGACACTTGGTGACTAAAGTCAGAGCCTATGACGCTGATATAGGATATAACGGCTGgttactgttttcactgcaggaagttACTGACCACAGTCTCTTTGGTTTGGACCGCTATACAGGACAGATCCGAACACTTCGctcattcacagagacagacgaggcTGAGCATAAACTGCTCATACTGGTGAAAGACAATGGGAACGTTTCGCTCTCAGCAACAGCTACTGTGATTGTCAAACTTGTGGAGCCCAAAGAGGCTTTTGCAGCTTCTGATGTTAAAAGTGCAacaaaggatgaggaggggacTGATGTGACTTTTTACCTGATGATAACTTTGGGTTCAGTTTCAGTACTTTTTCTCATCAGCATCATCGTGCTGATTGCAATGCAGTGCTCCAAAACCACAGACTATACTTCTAAATATCTACAAGAGCCTAATTATGACGGGACACTGTGTCACAGCATCCAGTACAGATCTGGAGACAAACGGTACATGCTAGTTGGACCCAGAATGAGTATAGGATCTACTATAGTCCCGGGCAGCCATGCGAATACACTGGTGCTCCCTGACAGGAGGAGGGCATCTGTAGAGGTAAGACtctaa